One genomic segment of Hevea brasiliensis isolate MT/VB/25A 57/8 chromosome 3, ASM3005281v1, whole genome shotgun sequence includes these proteins:
- the LOC131178311 gene encoding uncharacterized protein LOC131178311, translated as MDGLENAPRSLHESAVLSSQDSHPSFEAESDSLGRRRLQLRDGKVTGGSTIARMITNTFKQWIDTEGVNWKAVSEETKEFYWKEFKKKCCWESFEEAGIKATWRSKVVVRYKDMVLDLKNFRDRPLYISKETWAKFEQHWNDPKVIQQLEIYSRNRRAAANAHGPSTHIGGSITYAEWFDKLIVVRLNCEIFVDF; from the exons ATGGATGGTCTAGAGAATGCACCAAGGTCTTTACATGAGTCTGCAGTTCTTAGCTCACAAGATTCTCATCCATCCTTTGAAGCGGAGAGTGATTCTTTAGGGCGACGGCGGTTACAACTTCGTGATGGCAA GGTAACTGGTGGATCTACAATCGCTCGCATGATTACAAATACCTTTAAGCAATGGATTGACACTGAGGGTGTCAACTGGAAGGCTGTATCGGAAGAGACAAAAGAATTTTATTGGAAAGAATTTAAG aAAAAATGTTGTTGGGAGTCCTTCGAAGAAGCAGGGATAAAGGCTACATGGAGATCAAAGGTAGTTGTGCGCTATAAGGACATGGTTTTAGATTTAAAGAATTTCAGGGATAGGCCCTTGTACATTTCTAAAGAAACTTGGGCAAAATTTGAGCAGCACTGGAATGACCCCAAGGTCATTCAACAGTTAGAGATATATTCTAGAAACCGCCGTGCTGCTGCAAATGCTCATGGACCGTCCACCCACATAGGCGGATCCATAACATATGCTGAATGGTTTGATAAATTG ATTGTTGtgcgattgaattgtgagattttTGTTGATTTCTAA